ATCCGGGTCTTGGGATGCGAGCAGCCGACGGACGTCGTCAGCGCTGACGGGCATGTGCCACCTCCGATACGAGTGGGTCTCGGGTCATCCCGTGGCCCCGAAAATTTTCATGATGAGGACGACTGCCGTCGTGAGGAAGAGCAGGAAGAAGACGACAACAGCAACCAGCGTGACTATCCCGGTGGGGGTGAGCCGCCCCCGGCTGGACGGCTGCGGTTCGGCGCCGCCCGACGTCTGGGCCGCGGCCGGCGGGGTGCTCCCCGGCGAGACGCCGCCGCCGGCCTCGAGGTCCGGTGTGCGGTCCGGGTCAGGGTTCGGCGGTTGTGCCGTCATGGGCGCAGCGCCACCCGGATGCAGTTGTCCTTCTTGCTCTTGAACAGGTCGTAGGCACGCACGCCGTCCTCCAGCGCAAGATCGTGGGTGATCAGCTTGGCGGGATCGAGGTCGCCCTGCTCGACGTAGTCGAACAGCCGGTCGATGTAGCGCTGGCCGTGCTGCTGAGCGGTTTTCAGGGTGAGGCCCTTATTGGTCAGCACAGCCATCGGGAACTTGTCGGTCAGCCCGTACACCCCGAGTACCGACACCACGCCGCCCTTGCGGCACGCGAGGATTGCCTGCCGCAGCGCGTTGGCGCGGTCGGTCTGCATGCGCAGCAGCTGCTTGGCTTTGTCGTAGAGCTGCTGGACCCCGGTGCCGTGGCCCTCCATGCCGACCGCATCGATGCACGCATCCGGGCCGCGGCCGCCGGTCATCTCGCGAAGCGTTTCGTGTACGCTGTCGACCGCGGTGTAATCGATTGTCTCCAAATCGAATTCGTTGCGCGCCAACGCCAATCGTTCCGGTATCCGATCGACGACGATGGCGCGTTCGGCGCCGAGCAGCAACGCGCTGCGGGCAGCCATCAGCCCTACACCGCCTGCACCCCAGACCGCGACCGTGTCGCCGCCGGCGATGTCGCAGAAGTCGGCGCCCATGAAGCCGGTGGGCGCCGCGTCGGAAAGGAATAGCGCCTGCTCGTCGGTGATGTCGTTTTTGATGGCAAAGCAATTGGCGTCCCCGAACGGCACCCGCACGTACTGTGCGTGCGACCCGGCGTAGCCGCCGAACGGGTGGGTGTAGCCATAGATGCCACCGGAGGGATAGCCGAGCAGCGGCTGCTGCAATTCCGCGTTGGGATTGGTGGTGTCGCAGCACGAGAACAACTCGTGCTCGCAGTACCAGCAGTGGTTGCAGGCGATGAACGACGGCACCACCACGCGGTCGCCGGCCTTGGTGTCGCGAACCTCGGCGCCGGTCTCGGCGACGATTCCCATGAACTCATGGCCGAAGACGTCGCCTTCGCGCATGCCGGGCAGGTAGCCGTCGATGAAGTGCAGGTCGGACCCGCAGGTGGTGGTGAGCTTGACTTCGACGATCACGTCGTGGGGATTCAGGATTTTCGGGTCGTCGACCGTCTCCACGGACAGGTCGTTGACGCCGTTCCAGCACAGTGCGCGCATGGGTGGCCTTTCGATTACCGCGCGGAAGCCCGCGCGCTGGGATTGGACCGCAGGGTGGGCAGCTCGCCGGTCTGCAGCAGCGCGCGCAGCCGATAGAGAAGCTTGTACGCGACGGCGCCCGACAACAGGCCGGGCACCGGTGTCTTGGCGTGCAACGTGACCTCGGTGCCCAGGTCGTGCGGTGCGGGGCGATAGCTGACGATCAGCGAGTTGTCGTCGGCGGTACCGACGAATTGGACTCCCTCCGGTTGCGGAATCAGCTTCGACTCCCAGGTCGCCTCGGGTCCGATGCGCAGGCGCCATTGATAGCGATCGGGCGCGACGGCCGTGACGTCGCCGATGTCGCCCAGCACTCTCGACAGTTGGTCGGGGTCGCGCCAGAACTGCTCGACCCGCTCCACCGGGCAGGCGATCGTTACGGTCTGGGCCTTGTCATGGCGGGGCAGGTGGTTCATCACCTTGTTCGCGATGCCCAGCGCCTGGTCTTTCGCCGCACTGAGATAACTCATTCGTGCTCCCTCCGTTGCCGCGAAGCCATACCCGCCCCTGGGGCACCCAAACGGGTGGTGCCTACCATCGCGGGGTGAGCGATGTGCCCGGCGTGCCGCGGCGAGACGTCCTGAAAATCGCCGGCATCGCGCCGGTGCTGCTGGGCGGCGCGGCGTTCTGCGCCCCGCGCGCGTCGGCCGGCCTGGCGGGTTCGTCGGTATTCCTCGACCCGGGGCACAACGCCGTCAACGATGCCTCCATCAACCAACCGGTCCCCAACGGGCGCGGCGGCAGCAAACCGTGCCAAACATCGGGCGCCGCAACCAACGACGGCTATCCCGAGCATGCGTTCAACTGGGCCGTCGTCGGGCTGGTCCGTGAATCGCTGGGGCAAATGGGCGTGCGCACGGTGCTCTCCCGCGCCGACGACAACTCCGTCGGACCCTGCATCGACCAGCGCGCCGCTCAGGCGAATGCCATGCATCCCGATGCGATCGTGAGCGTCCACGCCGACGGCGGCCCCGCGTCGGGCAGCGGATTCCACGTCAACTACGCCAACCCGCCGCTGAACGAGGTACAGGCCGTCCCGGCCGTGCAGCTGGCTCATGCGATGCGGGACGCGTTGGTGCAGGCCGGGTTTCACCCGTCGACTTATGTCGGGTCGGATGGGCTGTACGGCCGCGACGACCTGGCCGGGTTGAACCTGGCCCAATACCCGGCGGTGCTCGTCGAGCTGGGCAACATGCGCAACCCCGGCGAGGCCGCCCGGATGGAAAGCGCGGATGGTCGGGCCGAGTATGCGACGGCCGTCACGGCGGGGATCGTCGCGTTCTTGAACGCCAAGCCTGCATGATGGTGCTGTGGTCAAAGCGCTGTTGTTCGACGTGCAAGGCACGGCGACGGATTTCTTCTCCACGGTCTGCGGCGAGGCGCAACGCATCAGCGCGGGACGCCACCCGGACACCGACTGGCCCGATCTGGTTCGGCGTTGGCGCGCAGGGTACTTCGACGCGCTGACCGCCGCCCAGAGTCGCCACGACGGATGGGTGTCGGTGCACTCGGTGTATCGCGACGCGCTGGAAACTTTGCTCGACCAGAGTGGCGTCACCGGCTTTTCCGACGCCGAGCGTGAGGAACTCACCCGGGCCTGGCAGCGCCTAGAGCCGTGGCCCGACGTGCCG
This Mycobacterium simiae DNA region includes the following protein-coding sequences:
- a CDS encoding DUF6480 family protein; translation: MTAQPPNPDPDRTPDLEAGGGVSPGSTPPAAAQTSGGAEPQPSSRGRLTPTGIVTLVAVVVFFLLFLTTAVVLIMKIFGATG
- a CDS encoding zinc-dependent alcohol dehydrogenase produces the protein MRALCWNGVNDLSVETVDDPKILNPHDVIVEVKLTTTCGSDLHFIDGYLPGMREGDVFGHEFMGIVAETGAEVRDTKAGDRVVVPSFIACNHCWYCEHELFSCCDTTNPNAELQQPLLGYPSGGIYGYTHPFGGYAGSHAQYVRVPFGDANCFAIKNDITDEQALFLSDAAPTGFMGADFCDIAGGDTVAVWGAGGVGLMAARSALLLGAERAIVVDRIPERLALARNEFDLETIDYTAVDSVHETLREMTGGRGPDACIDAVGMEGHGTGVQQLYDKAKQLLRMQTDRANALRQAILACRKGGVVSVLGVYGLTDKFPMAVLTNKGLTLKTAQQHGQRYIDRLFDYVEQGDLDPAKLITHDLALEDGVRAYDLFKSKKDNCIRVALRP
- a CDS encoding SRPBCC family protein, with product MSYLSAAKDQALGIANKVMNHLPRHDKAQTVTIACPVERVEQFWRDPDQLSRVLGDIGDVTAVAPDRYQWRLRIGPEATWESKLIPQPEGVQFVGTADDNSLIVSYRPAPHDLGTEVTLHAKTPVPGLLSGAVAYKLLYRLRALLQTGELPTLRSNPSARASAR
- a CDS encoding Rv3717 family N-acetylmuramoyl-L-alanine amidase: MSDVPGVPRRDVLKIAGIAPVLLGGAAFCAPRASAGLAGSSVFLDPGHNAVNDASINQPVPNGRGGSKPCQTSGAATNDGYPEHAFNWAVVGLVRESLGQMGVRTVLSRADDNSVGPCIDQRAAQANAMHPDAIVSVHADGGPASGSGFHVNYANPPLNEVQAVPAVQLAHAMRDALVQAGFHPSTYVGSDGLYGRDDLAGLNLAQYPAVLVELGNMRNPGEAARMESADGRAEYATAVTAGIVAFLNAKPA